AACTTTTTCTTGTTGAAGTGTTTGTGAAGTGTCCTCTGTTTCAATGTCACAATGTCAAAAAGTTGATGTCTATAAACACGCGCCACTCAATGTACAATTTCTATGACTGACTTGATGATAGCCTATACTCTAAGTGCCACCACAAAGACACGTCTCCATAAATACTGATGAACAGTATGGCTCAAGGACGCCCATTCTGGATGCTTCGGCTGGATGTTTATGTGAACGGATATTATATATTCAATTAAACTGTGTCATTATTCGTTTTGTAAAGCAGTCTGCGTGGTCAATGCTTTGGTGGATTTATTTGCATTTCTACGGTTCATGACATTTGTATTATATTACCGGATAGAATAATGAGGGAACTATCTGCATCGAAAGGAAATTATGtagatttatttttatgtagtTGAAAAATGGATAGGTGTAAAGTTAAAGAGAAAACAACCGAGGTCATGGGTGCGTGTCATGGGATGTGATGTTACTGAGATGTTACCCATAATTTAGGACAAATGAATGAAAGAGGAGTTTGTAATTGTAACACTGATTTCAATTTCAAGTCACCGTGGTTACCTATTCTCTAGGCTTCACATTTAGAACATTTGAAGTAATAATGGATAATGGAGAAATATAAACAAAACAGCATGTCTCACTCTCAGCTGAAggcgtgtctgtgtgcatacgttgttagtgttgtgtgagtgtatgtgtgtgccagcAGCAAGTTAGAAAAAGGTTGAGTGCATAGAATCACCTAGAATTCACCTATGCCATTCAACTCCCCTTAATCTCTCCACCCGTAAAACGTCATCCTTTCATCTATTCTTGTTCTGGTTGCTGCCCTATCCCCAACCCGTTGGTCCGAGCTGTCGGACAGATTCTCCCGCGTCTGACAGATCCGTTTTGTCGTCAATAATAATCAGTGGGAGTGCTGTGACACGCTGCGGGCAGCAACAGAGGCAGGGCAAGCACCCCGTGTACGCGCCTCCAATTAGCCCCGTGCCTAGGTGGGCCAGGGGAGATGGCCATATTTAGAGTGCGGCGCTGATTAAGGCAGAACGACAAACACCCAAATCCCTCGAACTGTCAGTCAACAGTGCCACCCGCATTGGTCTTTTCAGTCTGCGTTAACCTCACGCCAATCCCTGTCACAGTTTCGCCCATGGGCATGATAAGAAAGCGACTGGTGAATAAACTGGGACACGTTTACAAAGCAGTAGTTACTGTCTGTTGTGAAGCAAAAACAGAGCATACACGTACTTACGCATGACTGCACAAAGGCTCGGGGAGCCTGCTCAATATTTGGAGGGTATTTCTCCAATCTGCGTTTGACTGTTGGTGGCTACACTTTACGGTCAATATAGAGATGTAAAGCTTGTGTCTTAAAATGTCAGAGAGAGGTTAAGCCGACAGACTTTAGTTTCGGGGCAAACGAGGGCCTTTGTGCTAGACAAACAAATGTCACAATGGGTACAGAAAAACACCTGATAGTGTTTTTTTGGAGCAAAGAAAATCACAATGTCATTTTGCAAATCATCAAACCCCTCTGCCTTTCTTGTAAATAATCACCTCACTTCACAGTGATTGCACTGCCTGGTGAGGACCCTTGCACATTTACACCTCACAATGTATTCTTTCAGTCACGCTGCAGTAAACAAGAGACTGCATGTTCATTTTTATACAATTTTATTTACAAGTATTCAGAATGACAGAGTGAATACAAACACACGCCATAGGCAATCCGGCCACTCTAATAAAAGGAACAAGAAAACTCATAACGCAGCAGAGCTATCCTTTCAGCACTCCTCGGCATCTCTTTTCTCTTAACACACAACAATGCAACTGTATCGCTGCAACAGAGCAAATTAAAAGTGGTTTTATCTGAACTTCTCAAGCTTTAAACTTTCCTGTGGAAACGACAGGGGTCATTGACTTGCCAAGGGCCACACATTTCAATATTAATACAGAAAACCAAAGACTGTCTTCAGAGAGTGATTAAGAAGATGGCACAGACAGCCATTTGGAAAATCAGAAAAGGAGAACTGTAGAATGACAATTAGAGGAAAAGATAGATATCCCCTAACTCTCCTTTAAACCAGACAGCAACCCCCTCAAATGCACTTACATAACATAAACTTACCCATTCAAAGCCCCAAGGCACAATTCCAAAGCAATCATTACAtcaaaacaatataaaatatcatCCATTAAGGGATCTTTTGCAACAATGGTAACTTTTGTCACAACCTAATAAACCAAACTTTTAATGATCTCACTTCAAAGCCTTCATTTAAGCATTTCCTTACAGATATTCTTCATAATTCAGTCTGGCATCACTTGCAAAAGCAAAGCGTGTGTACATCAACTCAACATCAACATATTTCACCTTCATAGAGAGAAATAGTTTTATAACTGCACTGGACAGAGGTCCTTTGCAATATCTGTGACAAGACCAAAGAAAGCCATGGCTACTGGTCATTATTCAAAATGGAcctgaaaagaaaaataataataataataataataataataataataagggagaaaaaaaatgttctgCGTCTGTCCACCTGGTTGCATGGATCAGCTTTCATAAAACACCGATCTGATATGGGCACTGGCATGAGTAAGTAAGGTGAAAACACCATATAAAGGGCTTCCTgtgtgaaaaaaacatataaagggCTTCCTGTGTCGAGCTTCTCTACATGCAGTGCTAAGACGTCTGAACAGAAAAGTCTGAATTCCCTGACCTATAATAGCAGACACAGACCGCCAGTCACAAGTGCAAAAAGTTAAAACACGATTCACAAAATCATGTCATCACTAAATCATAAATAAATTTCAATTGGAGGAATATATGCAATTACAAAATAATGATTTAAACCAAAACAATGCAAATGGcaaaagaaagattttggagTTAATTACACGGTAGATTAGACTGAGGATTAGACAGTGATGATGACACACTCACTACGAGGCTTACTGAGTGAGTCTCAATGAGACAAGAACCTCATGAAGCATTACGCACATTttttgagggttttttttaaaacaggAGTCCCGCGCTTTTGCTAGGAGCAGCTCTGCTCTGGCTGGAAAGGGTAGCTGAGGGCGGGAGGGAACGTGGAGCTCCGTGTCTGGTCATCCACCAGGACCACGTCCTCCACATCCCGGCCTTGGAACCGCCTGCGGCCGATCTTCACGATCACCTTCCTGCCCTGGAAGGCCTTGAGGGCCTCCTTGGAGGCCATGGCGCGGGCGGCTGCCTCGTCGCGCCCGTAGCCGGTGCCCAGGTAGACCGTCTGGCAGCGCAGCTCGCACACCTGGCCCTCGCGCTGGGCGCGCGCCGTCGGCAGGTCGGGGATGTCCTTCAGCGGCACGAACACGCAGCTCAGGCTGGCCTTAGCCGTCTCCACGCAGCTGCGCAGCACCTCAAAGTGGTCCAGGTTGGGTCCCCCGAAGCCACCCTCCGACACCAGCTTCCAGGCCACGGCCTTGTAGAGGCGGTTGAAGAAGGGCTGGTGGGTGGCTGGGGCATCGGCTGAAGGGCCCCATTTGGTAGATCCCGCTTTATCGTCTGAGCTGCTTTTGGATCTCTTCGCACCGCTGTCTGAATTCCCATCTGCACAATCACAAAGAATCGATATCTACACGTGTGGAGGTACCTGTGCATTTACAAAGACCTCTCCTCCTTTAATGAGGTAGTCTACAACATGAATCCCATATGCCTGTATGTAcgtaattatgtgtgtgtgtgtgttggggggtgggggtatgtGACTGGATGACAGCTCTTGCCCTCTCCCATTTGCTGAGACACCCTGAGGAAGCTGATGTCGCTAGCTGAATTGAATCACTTGACTATGACTCATGCTACCAAAAatcttataaaaaaaaaaaaacatcctcaGCTTCTGCATGAAATTGCAGGCTTTGGCAAACAGGCCCCAAAACAATTTTACATTCCCCGTCCCCTGTGATTAAAATGGCAGAAAATAGCAGCCTTACAAACGGAATTCAAATATATTGCTCCATTATGAATGACTGATATGTGTAGGCTGTTTATATCAACAAGCCAAACATTTATCAAATGTGTTTTATTAACCATGGGACCAGCAAGCACCACAtaaacaaagacaaatagaGCAAAGTGGATTCTCAAATAAAGCAGAAAAATGAGGCTAAATGATCCTGCTTACTCCAGAGAACATTGAAGGGGTGTGcacatgcgtgtgcgtgtgtgtgtgtgtgtgtgtgtgtgtgtgtgcgtgtgtgtgtgtgtgtgtgtgtgtaatgtgtgtgtgtgtgtgtgtaatgtgtgtgtgtgtgtgtgcacatgcgtgtgcgtgtgtgtgtgtgtgcgtgtgtgtgtgcgtgtgtgtgtgtgcgtgtgtgtgtgtgtgtgtgtgtgtgtgcgtgtgcgtgtgtgtaatgtgtaggcGGGTGGTCTTACCCAGGGGTCTTTTCCCTTTGCCCATGATCTCATCCCTCGTCTTCCACACAGGGGCATCCTGCACCTTCACTCCCTCTCCCATCTCTTTGATCTTGTCCATCACTGGCTGGGGATAGCTGCAAAGATCgcacagattacatttcacaaaCATTGATAGAGATAATAAGTGGTGATACAACTGGCAACCCTATATGTTGGAGGATAGGCACATCAAAACAACTGGCAACACTTTCCAATCCAAACTGCATGGAAAGAAATTATATCTATCATTTCTGACATTTTTGAGACCACCATTGCTGTTGACTTAAACGTTTTTATTTCAGCGTATGTTGTGCTACTATGATTGCATACACAGATGAAGATTGTGCGTCTGGGAACGATGATTTGAATTGCAAAATACTGACTGAGATGAATGTGCTACATTAACAGCTATCAGCGTGAGAGCAGAACATTTTGATACTCTAGGGTTGGTTAGACAAACTTTTGGTACACAGGCTGTCAACAGTGGTGCAAGACAAAACACAGACAAGAGGCAGACATCAGGCACGATATGCTTTATTACAAAAAGTTAAGCCTATGTAAGAAACCTTAAGGTTACTTAATCAGTTATTTTCTATTCAATGACAAGTAGTTTCACATCAGCAACTAAAGCCAAAATATAACCATTGATTATGAAATCAATGATTTCATGACCACATTTgtaatgtatttcacaaaaagaACACCCATTAAGTtgacaaaaatgtaattttagcAACCATCTCCAACATGAGCACATAATAATGACTAATGAGAACATAGCCTAATAATCCACAACAGTGTGACAAGAGCAATCTGGACAGCTGGACTCACCGACAACCCAGGAACACATGGTTGGCCCAtgccatggagagagagagtagcttGTCAAGGCTGGGGCTTGATACCCCTGGCTCAACAGTGGGGAAAGCCTCCATGTTGCGCAGAATGAACTCTCTCCTGGCATTCCACTGCTTGTTGGTCTCGCAGTACCCTCTGAGCGACTCTAGCCATGGCGCCAGGT
The Alosa sapidissima isolate fAloSap1 chromosome 14, fAloSap1.pri, whole genome shotgun sequence DNA segment above includes these coding regions:
- the LOC121682459 gene encoding CDKN2A-interacting protein, translating into MAEEEPGDDIVAEYLGQNPHLAPWLESLRGYCETNKQWNARREFILRNMEAFPTVEPGVSSPSLDKLLSLSMAWANHVFLGCRYPQPVMDKIKEMGEGVKVQDAPVWKTRDEIMGKGKRPLDGNSDSGAKRSKSSSDDKAGSTKWGPSADAPATHQPFFNRLYKAVAWKLVSEGGFGGPNLDHFEVLRSCVETAKASLSCVFVPLKDIPDLPTARAQREGQVCELRCQTVYLGTGYGRDEAAARAMASKEALKAFQGRKVIVKIGRRRFQGRDVEDVVLVDDQTRSSTFPPALSYPFQPEQSCS